The Littorina saxatilis isolate snail1 linkage group LG1, US_GU_Lsax_2.0, whole genome shotgun sequence nucleotide sequence gactttcgatgagccaaaataatggccgaaattttttcaaaatgtcctaAAGCATTCTGacagttttggccaaatgtcccaacataaaaatgtctagcaacacccctgaactgtggtgtcttgtatctgattctgatgtctctcatgagcagtagcaatagtctttctgttattatgttttcactggacggaatcttgaatttgaagataaaggcattgtttaaagaatgtgttaattaaactgtggtgtattgtatctaattctgatgcaggtgtctcacatgagcagtagcaacagtttttctgttatgttttcactggatggaatcttgaatttgaatacacatacatgtatcatgTGTATATGATCTGACCTGCTGCTATTTCCTTCCATTCCAAGAGCAGATTtcactctatcacacacacacacacacacacacacacacacacacacaccacattaaCATACACTTTGAAATCATTTTGCATAAATGTGACATGTATTGACACAACTGACAAAGGTTGAATTATGCTGATTAACCTCAAAATAGCTCTACACAGGAAACAAGATAAGGAGCATTGCAAAATTAAATGGCCTACACTTGAAATGCGAGCACACATTTAAACTACCAATAACATGCAACTTCAAGCAACACTGAACATACCACTACCAGTATTGCAGGTATCAAGCCAAAGTGAAGAGAAGAACACTTTCACTAAATGttcaaaattgaaataacatACTGTGGGCATGTGAGTCATTAACTATTCATTATGATAAATAGACCTGTGCGCTTTTTTGCAGAAATAAGTGTGTTCAATTTTGTTGTCATCAAAACAGAACTAGTTGATAATAGAAACTAACTTTCAGTTCCACTGCCAATTTAAACACTGTATTACTTGACTGTACTGATGCAGAACTACGCTGGACCACACACTCTTATTTGTTCCCTAATTCAAGCAGCCAATCCGTGTCACTGAAAACATTGAACAAGGAGAATGAACAATATACCTGGCTGAATAAGTTGATAATCAAACTGCTCATGATTCTTTGTTATTCACAGCAGTGGAtgtaaaacaatcacaaaataatgtcctgtatgcatcataatttatacttgtagcacttgattttgtattgtggtcggtgatcctaaacaaaatgtatgcctacatctgtgcatgattttactttaagaataaaatgaaacaagaatggaacaattaatgacttctctgtgagtgtgaactgtgatttaaaacattacatgccctcttttctctccctctttacAACTTTACTACTGGCCACTTTCTGTGTGTACAGTCATACATGATGTttgttttcccacacacatgaGCAAGCGAGTCTGGCATTGTCACTGTTTCTTGCTGCGTTTCACGGCTTGTGTTTGCAGCTGCTCCTGGTTCACATCCACTGCTTGTAGAGGCTCAGCTTCTCTGTCCAGCCAGTTTCCAACTAGCTCTGGAAAAACTGCGAGTCTGAACACTTTCAAAGCTTTCTCCACACACATTGCCCAAAAATCACAGTCAGGCAATACTCAGACAATAACTTTATCCACAGTAGTCCACACCATGAAATCGCAGTAGGAGGAACTGGTCATAACAATCTGGCACTGTACCGGTACTTGACTATTTAACTTTTAAGTATGGGTGGTCCTTGCGCAGACAAAGCatccccgagagagagagagagagacagacagagagagagagagagagagagagagagagagcgagagagagagagagagagagagagagagagaaagagagagaaagagagagagagagagagcgagagagagagagagagagcgagagagagagagagagatgttctTATCCAGATATTGGAACAACACGCAAGTGGGTTCTATTTTTAGCAATGACTCATAGCCGGTTAACCAAGACCACTGACAAAGAATAAGGCGGTGCACAAGCACGTGGTCTAACTTGTAGGTAACAtacctcgtgtgtgtgtgtgtgtgtgtgtgtgtgtgtgtgtgtgtgtgtgtgtgtgtgtgcgtgtgtgtgtgtgtgtgtgtgatgtgtgtgtctgtgtgtgtctgtgtctgtgtgtgcgctgTGCGTGAGTGTAGTCACTGTGTgtttcacagtgtgtgtgtgtatatatgtgtgtgtgtgtgtgccagtgtgtgtgtgtgtgtgtgtgtgtgtgtgtgtaacggccggtgtgtgtgtgtgtgtgtgtgcgtgtgtgtgtgtgttggtgtgccccacggtgtgtgtgtttgcgtgcttgCTTACTTGCGTGTGTATAcggtgagagagtgtgtgtgtgtgtgtgtgtgtgtgtgtgtgtgtgtgtgtgtgtgtgtgttggtgttgtcTTATGAAACGATTCCATGTGTTCCGTCAGTGGAATGGTCAAAGTAtagctaaaaataaaataattagaAATGCCGGAATATTCACCAAAAAAGCAGTTATGAAACCAGTGTAGGTCTAATTACGTGTACTAGCCACAAAAATACCGTTACACATTCCGTCACTACTACTCCTTCCTCGGCGCACTCGCACACACTAACATCACATACAACTAACGGGATGTTTTCAAGGTCTTTTATTTCTcctcctttttttaatttttttcattgCATCATTTGGTTTCAATCACAGTTCAAATGTTTTCTACAGATACACTACCAAGTCAATTCCCTGGAAATACAACAGGGCAGCGCATGCGCATCGCATCAATACAAAcgtacagacagagagagagagagagagagagagagagagagagagagagagaaagagagagagagagagggggagagggagagagagagagagagagagaaagagagagagagagagagagagagagagagagacacacacacacacacacatacacacacaaacacacacacaccgcttgCAATCCTTCCCCCCCTGTTCCCCCCAGACCTATAAAATGTCTTCccggtacccccccccccctcccccccttccttcGTAAAGTAAAAAGTCACCGGTAATAAGACCACAGAATAGCACCAAATCAGAAAGGTAACCGACAGGTGAGCACGTCGGTATCTGTATTTCGACCTCTGAGAAGCCGATCAAATATTTCTTCGCGTAAACGGTTTGCTTGCAAGGGACACAACTCGCAGGTTGTGCAGCACAGTCGAGCACACTTGCGTCCCCTGCAAAATTACAAAGATATAACATTCAAAAGACGAATACACAAAAAAGATAGTCTCTAATTGAAAACAACAATGTCAACTTGTTGTTGCATGCACTTAAACCTTACAATGCATACACAGAAGGTTATGTACAGAGTTCAGGATATTGTTTTAGTGGTATGGCCCACATGTAAAACAGCAGATTTTTGGTCTGAAACAAACGTTCATTTGAAGATTACTCTTtgttctgctcaaaaatgttttGCTTTAGTTGTTTGTGGTCACACACTACTTACAGTCGTCTTGAGCATCGTATGAGCGTCAACTTTCGTCACACACTACTTACAGTCGTCTTGAGCACTCGCATGAGCGTCAACCTTCGTCACACACTACTTACAGTCGTCTTGAGCATCGTATGAGCGTCAACCTTCGTCACACACTATTACTTACAGTCGTCTTGAGCATCGTATGAGCGTCAACCTTCGTCACACACTATTACTTACAGTCGTCTTGAGCATCGTATGAGCGTCAACCTTCGTCACACACTATTACTTACAGTCGTCTTGAGCATCGTATGAGCGTCAACCTTCGTCACACACTATTACTTACAGTCGTCTTGAGCATCGTATGAGCGTCAACCTTCGTCACACACTATTACTTACAGTCGTCTTGAGCATCGTATGAGCGTCAACCTTCGTCACACACTATTACTTACAGTCGTCTTGAGCACTCGTATGAGCGTCAACCTTCGTCACACACTACTTACAGTCGTCTTGAGCATCGTATGAGCGTCAACCTTCGTCACACACTATTACTTACAGTCGTCTTGAGCATCGTATGAGCGTCAACCTTCGTCACACACTACTTACAGTCGTCTTGAGCATCGTATGAGCGTCAACCTTCGTCACACACTACTTACAGTCGTCTTGAGCATCGTATGAGCGTCAACCTTCGTCACACACTATTACTTACAGTCGTCTTGAGCACTCGTATGAGCGTCAACCTTCGTCACACACTACTTACAGTCGTCTTGAACATCGTATGAGCGTCAACCTTCGTCACACACTATTACTTACAGTCGTCTTGAGCATCGTATGAGCGTCAACCTTCGTCACACACTACTTACAGTCGTCTTGAGCACTCGTATGAGCGTCAACCTTCGTCACACACTACTTACAGTCGTCTTGAGCATCGTATGAGCGTCAACCTTCGTCACACACTATTACTTACAGTCGTCTTGAGCATCGTATGAGCGTCAACCTTCGTCACACACTACTTACAGTCGTCTTGAGCACTCGTATGAGCGTCAACCTTCGTCACACACTACTTACAGTCGTCTTGAGCACTCGTATGAGCGTCAACCTTCGTCACACACTATTACTTACAGTCGTCTTGAGCATCGTATGAGCGTCAACCTTCGTCACACACTATTACTTACAGTCGTCTTGAGCATCGTATGAGCGTCAACCTTCGTCACACACTATTACTTACAGTCGTCTTGAGCATCGTATGAGCGTCAACCTTCGTCACACACTATTACTTACAGTCGTCTTGAGCATCGTATGAGCGTCAACCTTCGTCACACACTACTTACAGTCGTCCTGAGCATCGTATGAGCGTCAACCTTCGTCACACACTATTACTTACAGTCGTCTTGAGCATCGTATGAGCGTCAACCTTCGTCACACACTATTACTTACAGTCGTCTTGAGCACTCGTATGAGCGTCAACCTTCGTCGAAACAGACACTGGCCTAGAGCGAAGCAGACGATAACCTGGGTGATGATACACACGACGAGGATGGACGTAATATCATCGACAGTTTCATCACAGCCTCCCAGCATCTCGTCGGAACCATCGCCACAGTCGTTGTATCCGTTACACGTGAGGTGAGTGGAGATACACAGTCCGTTGTTACACCTGAAATCATCCCTCATACAGCTACCTGAAACAGGTAAAAGAGAGGCCGTTTGAAACGCTTTCATTAGGGggaccgggtagctcaggtggtagagtcgtatgaggcgactaacggattctgtttctcctttaacccttgttaagtggttcttgtatagaatatagtcaatgtttgtaaagattttagtcaagcagtatgtaagaaatgtttagtcctttgtactggaaacttgcattctcccagtaaggtcatatattgtactacgttgcaagcccctggagcaattttttgattagtgcttttgtgaacaagaaacacttaacaagtggctctatcccatctcccccctttccccaatcccatctccccctttccctcgtcgcgatataaccttcgtggttgaaaacgacgttaaacaccaaataaataaagaaagaaagaaaggtggtagagcactagacCCTCGGATCACGGGTTCGAAACGAGGCCgtgacggacacgggtcaagtttatgtgcagactcagagacggtatccatgttccaccctcgTGTCATCccagtggcacgtaaaaaacctcggtcattctgccgtaAGAATATGTGGCTGATTACAGCTAAACAGGCATATACCTGTTTAtgtcatctaaagtcggggtaacacccgggaacatacccctaatggtttcaccgtgagggcgtaaaacaactgtgacaggggaggctaccgctcctttcacagcagactctgcatccgagttgttggcctttaagtcaacaccggtgaattgtggaattctgtttgtgatggggtctggtggtttttgattgtctgtatgtttatggaaaccttcgggtttgcataacagtttttatagggctaagaaattagccctaacattttcaatcctgtttgattgcacttcgcctccagAGGTGATCGTaatgttacggcactcggttacacaacATTTATCATCAACGCTTTCATTACCTGAACAGGCACAGTCCCTTTAACTTGAAAAACTTTCGCCTAACCATTGCGGATCTGGCCAGGggatatattattattattattattatatgaagtcttatatcgcgcgcgtatctccagactcggactcaaggcgcagggatctatttatgccgtgtgagatggaatgttttacacaatacatcacgcattcacatcgaccagcagatcgcagccatttcggcgcatatcctacttttcacggcctattattccaggtcacacgggtattttggtggcatttttttttttatctatgcctatacaattttgccaggaaggacccttttgtcaatcgtgggatctttaacgtgcacaccccaatgtagtgtacacaaataTACAAATATCCTTCCatacacataccaaaaatctacatccaggctgctttctgtgcaaactGCGAATTTTGTGATGAATCAATTCCATCGATTGCCACTAACATCcgttaaataataataatacgagaatttgttacgcgcacatatctcaccacaaggcgactcaaggctcAATTACGATTACGATATAAAGGAAATGCATAAAGTTATTATTTTAAAAAATCCTGCTTTTAACTTCAGAGTCAACTAGGATCAACTGGTAAAAAAATCCAAGAATAATGCAGAAGAGAGGGGATACGTTGTTATATTGAAGCTAAGTGTATGTTTCATGTACAGACAGAAAGGGAGCTTGAAGATCGGTGGAACTTACAGTAAACAGATTCATCACAGCTGAAGCAGGATCGTGGGGCTGAAGGTATGTTATTGCTTTCACGAACAATTCGGTTCGTTTCAAAACCCTTGTTgtatgtccacacacacacacacacacacacacacacacatacacactagcacgcccgcacgcacacacacacacacacacacacacaaacacacacacacacacacacacacacacacacactagcacgcccgcacgcgcgcgcacacacacacacacactagcgcgccagcacgcacatacaaacacacacagtcacacacacacacacacacacacacacacacacacacacacatacacacacacacacacacatacatacacgcgagcgcgcgcgcgcgcgaacgCACCCTTCACCCCAAACGCaaataacacacaataaaaaaCCAGTTTTAAGAAACGTATAGGCCTATATACCGTTCGTTGAATCGTAGTAGGAGGTAAACAACAACTGAAAGTCTCCCCAAGTCGACAACAGGCCTGTTCGCAGCAGAATGTCGACACTGCTGTGCTGTGTTCGGTATAGCACTTTGGGTGCCTCCCTGCCACACACACCGTGCTTTTCTGGAACATACCAACAGTATCATTTTGATATTTCTATAATCTGTAATGGTGACAATGGTGATAATATTGTCAATAGTGATGATGTTGTCAGTGGTGAtgctgacgacgacgacgacgacgacgacgacgatgatgatgatgatgatgatgatgatgatgatgatgatgatgatgataatgaggaTAATGaggataatgatgataatgataaatgTACAAGTCATTTTGATCAAAATattcgatgtgtgtgtgtgtgtgtgtgtgtgtgtgtgtgtgtgtgtgtgtgtgtgtgtgcttaagtgcgtgcgtgcgtgagagcgtgcatgcgtgcgtgcgtgcgtgtgtatgtacgtgtgtacatattattattattattattattattattgtgatcatttttttatgcgcctaatctagatatagccctaggcgcttacatattaatttctgccgttttgaaatggaattttttacagacagacagacaaacagacattttttacacacaatatataacgcattcacatcggccagtaaagctcaatagcctgttaggcgagcattcacctttcgcggcctttattccaagtcaaacgggtatttggtggacatttttatctatgcctatacaattttgccaggaaagacccttttgtcaatcgtgggatctttaacgtgcacaccccaatgtagttcacacgaagggacctcggtttttcgtctcatccgaaagactagcacttgaacccaccacttaggttaggaaaggggggagaaaattgcggcctgacccagggtcgaacacgcaacctctcgcttccgagcgcaagtgcgttaccactcggccacccatgtgcttgttgtttgtttgtttgcttgtttgtttgtttgtttgtttgtttgtttgtgtggtccGTACTCTGCACGCTTACCAATGACATCACCGATGACATGGAGACTGACCAGGTGACAGCCTGGCGTCATTTTGGTGTTGAGGTCAAGAAGCGTGACCTGTACCCTCCAGCCAAGGTCAGGCGTGCGAAGGTGAAGGCCGCACTTGAAGTTGGCTGGAAAAATGTTGGTGTGACGATCGTAACCCAGCAACAGACTGTGGGTGAAGGTCATTTGGCGCCCGCAATATTTCTTCAGATACTCTGCACTTAAAAAGAATCGTACTGGGAATCTCGGGAATCATGTAGCCTAACTTGGAGGGTGGAGGAATGAGAGGGAACATCCAGGGAAAGGCAAATGGTTAAAACATATTCTATTCGACAAATACAGGGGGACATATTGGTTTAAACAGGTTTAGTCAGATCATTTCAAATAACAATGCCGAATAAAATCAATAAAATCAATtaagcacaacaagctaagcttatacgcGTTTTCTTAAAATCAATATAATATGTGATTTAGCGGACGAATATAACGTATGACGAAAGAGTTTTGAGGGTGACATATCAATTAGTACCACGCAAGAAGCTGAGCTTATATTAAGTGCGGCTTTGACTTTACATCCGAGCAGGAAAAACTTACCGGAAAGGAAAATGAGGAAAATTAGTTGATAACAACAGACAATGTTGAACTGCCTGACTGCTTCAAAGATCTGGAGCATCAATtgttgatttattttattttgttccaTGTGGTTCCAACGGTCACAAAAACTCAACAGGCTCTCAGGTTTGTACTAATCTACAGCAAGGGATTGATGTAACACAGCAATGGCCAGAAAGTAATCCTTTTTGATAAAAGATAAATGGCAAAAACTTTGGTTTTCAGCTATTAACCCACAGCCGCACTCGCCTAaacgaaacacgcttaagcaaaaaactcggatatctgaaaccaaaaccaattccccgccagaccccctctttgtaagactatttctaattcggataagccaaacaATGTCCAAAAATAGCTAACTCAAACACGGACATCTcaaacgtgattttgacagataagccaaactctaaacactgtcggagagacttttttggtgtttttttgcttGAAAACACGTCAGGAAGATAAACATATTTCGTCACGGCTATAATTATCCTACGGAAACGAACACGTCACCTGTTCTTGAGTATGCGGGGAAACTGATGACGTGTAGAAGGAAGAGATCTTTGTGAAGAGCAAATCTACCTGAGGATTGTATGTGCTCATTTTTAGCGAGTGGTAAATATCAAACCACAATAAACATGCagcgaaacaaaacatttgcctacaatctagacaaattgtctaattttgtttcttttctttctttaatggagagggtttcattaaacattacatttattatGATTTACTTGAAATCCTTTTTACAAAAGCGTAGTTGCTTGTGGaatctttggttttgtttctgagatgtgtctctgttttcaccatttatttttacagttggctttgaggtattaataaagccccactgaagaaagcacttgtaacttgtcactgttttgatcttattcatttaaacacacacacacacacacacacacacacacacacacacacacacactcacacacacacacacacacacacacaccacgcacagagagagagagagagagggagagagagagagagagagagagagagagagagagagagagagagagagagagagagagagaaagagagagagagagagagagagagagagagagaaacattccaagtgattttacaacttatcctgaaaaaaaaactcgcttaagccgaactgcagggtaatttctcgggaaaggtttggcttatccgaactcggatatgcacaaactcggataagcgaaacgatttttcattccccgggcgagttcggcttaagcgtgtttgactgtatacatatatatatatatatggcttctAACTTGTCACTTATTTAGTGTCAGTGCAAGTGTTGGAGAACGAGactaaaatatttatttatttatttttatttatttttatttacgaggatttatatcgcgcacgtatctcaccacacaaggcgactcaaggcgcatgtaaCCGTGTGAGATGggatttattttacacaatatatcacgcattcacatcggccaggagatcaacagcctatccggcgaatcatgtgtgtgtgtatgtgtgtgtgtgtgtgtgtgtgtgtgtgtgtgtgtgcgtgcgtgcgtgtgtatgtgcgtgcgtgcgtgcgtgcgtgtgtgtgtgtgtgcgtgcgtgcgtgtgtgcgtgcgcgtgtgtgtgtgtgtgtgtgtgtgagtgtgtgtgtgtgtgtgtgtgtgtgtgtgtgtgtgagtgtgtgtgtgtgtgtgtgtgggttttgtgtCGCGTGCTGTATTTCCCTCACAACCACAACCGACACCACAAaaagaacagcaacaacaacaccataagcaccaacaacaacaccacaatcACCAACAGCAAACTAACGAACAATGCGTGTACACTTACCGTAGCTAGGATAATGtccagacacacaaacaaacattgcaGAGAGCACGCACAGAAAGCTAGCACTCATTTCTCAGTCAAAATCCCTTTGCGTCGACCAACCTCAGACCATTTGTGCAATTTCATCGTAACACAACACCCGGGAAAAGGCTTTCATTATATTTCTTTCCTCCGTCTCTGTGTCATATTTGGAGATAGTTTAGATTTTTACCTCGCCCGTATAGTAACCAGGAAATCAAACTGTAATTCCCCACACAGATGTCACTGTATAAAAACGTGACTGACTGGATTTAGTTTCAAAACAACGACTGTACTCAAGTATCCTCTACAGTACAGAATGACGCTAAATAAATTGGCCGAATTGTTATTTCCTTTAACAAGTTCTACTTAAGTAAGAGCATGTTGCATCAATATATCCGGTTAGGGATATTCAAATACAGGACACGGTGGTATCTGCATGTCATCCATAAGTTTAGTGTGTTTTAAAAGAAGATTGTGTCCATGCGCATACTGCACCTTAATTGTACGGAGCCGTTTGCTTCAAGCTTTGTATTATGAGACAGTTTGAAAGAGTGAGTGCAAAATCACCGTACTTAAGAATGCAAAGCTATTTTTCTGCCTCGATTCTTTTCACAAGTATCAACTTCTAGTGGTAAAAATTAAGCTGCTTTGCTACTGCAGTcagaatgtttgttttttttaaatcagtgtttgCTTCCGCGTTATTGAATTGTAATTGTGCCGTGTTCATAGGCTTTTTGTGCTCGACTTGGTTCACGACTGATTTCGCATATATGCCATTATCTACTTTACACAAATTCATTTACAGAGAATAAAAATCAATTATTTTCAGAGAGACTGTGAATACTTTACTGGCTGACAATTTTCCCCCGGTATTTTTAAATAAAGTCACCAgacgttttattttttttataaaagagTCGGAGAGCACTATAAAACTtatcaaaacaattcacaaaGAGCACCGTAGAATAGACATTCAGCTTTTTGTGAAGCTTTTATAAGCAAAAAATTC carries:
- the LOC138960126 gene encoding membrane frizzled-related protein-like isoform X4, with product MTFTHSLLLGYDRHTNIFPANFKCGLHLRTPDLGWRVQVTLLDLNTKMTPGCHLVSLHVIGDVIEKHGVCGREAPKVLYRTQHSSVDILLRTGLLSTWGDFQLLFTSYYDSTNGSCMRDDFRCNNGLCISTHLTCNGYNDCGDGSDEMLGGCDETVDDITSILVVCIITQVIVCFALGQCLFRRRLTLIRCSRRLGRKCARLCCTTCELCPLQANRLREEIFDRLLRGRNTDTDVLTCRLPF
- the LOC138960126 gene encoding uncharacterized protein isoform X3; this encodes MSASFLCVLSAMFVCVSGHYPSYANFKCGLHLRTPDLGWRVQVTLLDLNTKMTPGCHLVSLHVIGDVIEKHGVCGREAPKVLYRTQHSSVDILLRTGLLSTWGDFQLLFTSYYDSTNGSCMRDDFRCNNGLCISTHLTCNGYNDCGDGSDEMLGGCDETVDDITSILVVCIITQVIVCFALGQCLFRRRLTLIRCSRRLGRKCARLCCTTCELCPLQANRLREEIFDRLLRGRNTDTDVLTCRLPF
- the LOC138960126 gene encoding uncharacterized protein isoform X1; its protein translation is MSASFLCVLSAMFVCVSGHYPSYEYLKKYCGRQMTFTHSLLLGYDRHTNIFPANFKCGLHLRTPDLGWRVQVTLLDLNTKMTPGCHLVSLHVIGDVIEKHGVCGREAPKVLYRTQHSSVDILLRTGLLSTWGDFQLLFTSYYDSTNGSCMRDDFRCNNGLCISTHLTCNGYNDCGDGSDEMLGGCDETVDDITSILVVCIITQVIVCFALGQCLFRRRLTLIRCSRRLGRKCARLCCTTCELCPLQANRLREEIFDRLLRGRNTDTDVLTCRLPF
- the LOC138960126 gene encoding low-density lipoprotein receptor-related protein 3-like isoform X2, which gives rise to MSASFLCVLSAMFVCVSGHYPSYEYLKKYCGRQMTFTHSLLLGYDRHTNIFPANFKCGLHLRTPDLGWRVQVTLLDLNTKMTPGCHLVSLHVIGDVIEKHGVCGREAPKVLYRTQHSSVDILLRTGLLSTWGDFQLLFTSYYDSTNGSCMRDDFRCNNGLCISTHLTCNGYNDCGDGSDEMLGGCDETVDDITSILVVCIITQVIVCFALGQCLFRRRLTLIRVLKTTGTQVCSTVLHNLRVVSLASKPFTRRNI
- the LOC138960126 gene encoding membrane frizzled-related protein-like isoform X5; the encoded protein is MSASFLCVLSAMFVCVSGHYPSYEYLKKYCGRQMTFTHSLLLGYDRHTNIFPANFKCGLHLRTPDLGWRVQVTLLDLNTKMTPGCHLVSLHVIGDVIEKHGVCGREAPKVLYRTQHSSVDILLRTGLLSTWGDFQLLFTSYYDSTNGSCMRDDFRCNNGLCISTHLTCNGYNDCGDGSDEMLGGCDETVDDITSILVVCIITQVIVCFALGQCLFRRRLTLIRVLKTTVSSV